The following proteins are co-located in the Limanda limanda chromosome 5, fLimLim1.1, whole genome shotgun sequence genome:
- the rtn4r gene encoding reticulon-4 receptor has translation MKTVIIDGGRLLFLVMWLHLVPQTDSCPAKCVCYSEPKPTVACQQQGLFSIPTEIPVRSQRIFLQTNKLTVVRSTSFSSCHNLTVLWMYSNNISYIEAGAFFGLEKLEELDIGDNSNLRTISPTAFRGLTKLHTLHLHRCGLSELPIGVFRGMFSLQYLYLQDNNILTLHDDTFLDLANLTYLYLHNNKIKIVTDNMLRGLLNLDRLLLHANRVIFVQPRAFTDLGKLKSLFLFFNNLTILSGETMDPLVSLQYLRLNGNQWICDCRARTLWEWFKRFKGSSSELECNVPDFLAGKDLARLKSEDLEGCVEMPQIQTSLFSSKAQSGKFPSTENPLGETIPRCCLGDNDKSSILSGKSRQITNNPLKEKENMSKTKYKEPERTKNETQNKQNDGPLGTLSNTLDESLENLNPELIDNTESSTASNKKKKKCSKKPKSDTLCIKGRGATLQVLHFLFIPAIWISLAMS, from the coding sequence ggGGGAGACTTCTGTTCCTGGTGATGTGGCTGCACCTTGTGCCTCAAACTGACAGCTGCCCTGCCAAGTGTGTATGCTACAGTGAGCCCAAGCCCACAGTGGCATGCCAGCAACAAGGACTGTTTTCCATCCCCACTGAGATCCCTGTGCGGAGCCAGCGGATATTCCTCCAGACCAACAAGCTAACGGTGGTGCGATCCACCAGCTTCAGCTCTTGCCACAATCTCACTGTCCTCTGGATGTACTCCAACAACATCAGCTACATTGAGGCTGGGGCCTTCTTTGGCCTGGAAAAACTGGAGGAACTGGACATAGGAGACAACAGCAACCTACGCACGATCAGCCCTACGGCCTTTCGGGGCTTAACTAAGCTGCACACCCTCCACCTGCACAGGTGTGGCCTGTCAGAACTCCCTATTGGGGTTTTCCGAGGAATGTTTTCCCTACAGTACCTTTACCTGCAGGATAATAACATTCTTACCCTGCATGATGACACTTTTCTGGACCTTGCCAACCTCACTTATCTCTACCTGCACAATAACAAGATCAAGATAGTAACGGACAACATGTTACGAGGCTTACTCAATCTGGATAGGCTACTGCTACATGCGAATCGGGTTATCTTTGTACAACCCAGGGCTTTTACTGATCTTGGAAAGCTGAAatccctgtttttgttttttaacaatctTACCATCCTGTCAGGGGAGACCATGGACCCGCTGGTGTCCCTCCAGTATTTGCGTTTAAATGGTAACCAGTGGATCTGCGACTGCCGGGCGAGGACCTTGTGGGAGTGGTTCAAGCGTTTCAAAGGTTCCAGCTCTGAGTTGGAGTGCAACGTTCCCGATTTCCTGGCAGGAAAAGACTTGGCACGTCTGAAAAGTGAGGACTTGGAGGGGTGTGTGGAAATGCCTCAAATCCAGACCAGTCTCTTCAGCTCCAAGGCACAGTCTGGGAAATTTCCCTCCACTGAAAATCCTCTGGGAGAAACCATTCCCAGGTGTTGTCTCGGAGATAATGACAAGTCCTCTATCCTGTCTGGCAAGAGCCGCCAAATCACTAACAACCCCCTGAAGGAAAAGGAGAACATGTCCAAGACTAAATATAAAGAGCCAGAACGAACAAAAAATGAGACCCAGAACAAGCAGAATGATGGTCCGCTGGGAACCTTGTCCAACACCCTGGACGAGTCCTTGGAAAATCTCAACCCAGAGCTCATAGACAATACGGAATCATCTACAGcgtcaaacaaaaagaaaaagaagtgtTCCAAAAAGCCAAAGTCAGACACCCTCTGCATCAAGGGCCGGGGCGCCACTCTACAAGTTCTTCACTTTCTCTTCATTCCCGCGATCTGGATATCTCTAGCCATGTCTTAG